AACCATTAAAACTATTGTATGACAAATTCCTGAAAAGTGAGCATCatcaagagaaaaaaaaaatgttacataTATACTTAAATTAGAAGGGACATTACATTATGTGATTATGATATATTAAGTGAAACTTACAGCACTCTAAGCAAAGGCAAGAAACCAAGAAATTCAGGAATGGGGCCTTCAATGGTGTTGTTATGCAAATCTCTGTAATTCGGAAATACATAGTTAGAAATAGAAGCATTTAGTTTATCACTAATGTGCAGTTAATTAAGCAAAAATTTTACTTATCTTACATAATTTCAAGTGCATCCATTGACCTCATATCTGGAAGAATCCCATGAAGATCATAGCTACTAAGATTCCTATATATATGTTACAAATCCCGGGgacaaaaaaggaaaaataaaaaggtcACAACAAAATCATCAGTAGCTTTTtcttctatatatattttttcaaaacattGATCAGGaaattggataataataataataataataataaattgggtaaaatatatttagacacatattaaaattatcattaataataaaattatttaagttgTTGATATACTTAACgcattaaaaatataaaaaattatcctTTAAACAattttactcaatttttttatttttatagtgCTCGTAAAATGTGCCTTTATTAAAACACATATTAAcgaaattttaataataatgatatatgACTAACAATGATTttcctttaaaaaaattaaaaaaaaaacttacaaTGCTTTTACGCGAGGTTTAGGATCAGCAGTACATTGAATCCATTCCCAAGCGTATGGAAATGGAAGACAAGGGTCACCTTTCCATTCTGATAATGTTTTAAATGCCAATCGCAGTTGCCTCAATCCTTCCACTAAATCAACACCAAAAGAGAAATAACAGAAGCAAAAGATGAAAAGGAAAGAAGGGTTATTAAttaggagaaaaaaaaagagtaaaactCATGAAAAACTATACCTATTGTTAGAATTTTATTAATGGGTGCAGTAATAAGAATATTGATTAAgagagaataaaaataaaaaataatcctTTCAATATataaacattttaaaatttatatttccaATTAAAAGTAATTGTTTTTGTGTCtaagtttggttctaatttgtcaaaaaattaattaatatttatcttAAAAAGTATATTTGACAATTTTGACATCAAAATAAAAAGCAACAGAGAAttggtaaaataaataaataaacaaccTAACATGATTGTTGAGTAgttttttttacttaaaaaaaagactattttacgttaatattaattaactggtattaataattaattcatCAATATTCAATAGTCTCTAccaataaaagataaaaaaaaaatgttatcaaTAGTCATAACTACTCATAATAAATACGTATAATACTAACCATCTCTAGAGTCAGTTCCTTGAGCTAATGGTTCAATTCTATAAACTTCCGCAGCATTGATCAAAGGAGGAAGAGTTGAACCAGGACTTGCATGAAAATAAAGCGAATTCATACTACTATCTAATGAAATTGACATGTTAATGTGCACCTCTTCAACACTTCCAAAAGGAGGGATTATGggccttgatgatgatgagaatggtccatcattattattattattattgcctCTATATATTTGTATTGATCTTGTGCCAGTTGTTGCATTTTCCATCACTTCGGAGAAATATGTGTTGATGTAAAGTggaacattattattattatagtaaTAGTAATTactataattattattagtatcTGATGTTGATTGAAGAAGTGAAGATATATTGTACTGAATTCCAAAGGTTGTGTTTGGGAGTGTGAATGCATTTTGGATTGCAGATTTTGGTGGTTGATCTTCCACTGTGCTAATGTTGATGTCCAATGCCTCACTTTGGATGCTATATATAAACTCTTGATCACTATTTTTTGCAATCCAAATTCGATCATACACATCATCAGGGTACCTACAAATGATCAACCAATTACTTAAATTAAGCATTAAACTCTgatgaataatttttttcttgatattttttttttgtcaaaaatataattatttatatggtttTTTTTAATAGTCTAAATATTTGGAACAAATGATATTATATTATagtattagaatttttataatttaaaagtctaaaattcaatttttaatgacccaaaaaatatttttaatgacctaaaagaaagatttttagtataaaataaattaaaaaaaaaggagaaagaaaacttagaaaaaaaaatcatttaaatccaaaaaaaaaaaattgtgtaaaGAGATATGTTAAAGATATAATGTTTATGTATCTCTTTTGATTggcttaatttaaaaaaaaaataatttcataataTTTGTTACTATATTTTGATAcctaaaagtaaaattaaattaagattttatttctaatataaGAATTCATCTATTGACAATTAGGACAGCAATATGTTAAAATTTCAAATCTGGCTAAAAACTAGAGAAAAATAATTAGCAGAGGTTAATTGGTTAATTAATTTAAGTCTTTTTTATATTCTATTTCGGCTCTAGATAATCACAAATTACAAGTTGAAGTTTTCTCACTAATCCAACATTTATATATGTATGAGTGAGCCGATGTTTACTATATCTAGTGTTAAGATGAAAATGCTCCTATAGCCCCATCCCTTAAGTAATTTTTTgctattagttattaatatctAAGCAAGTATTAAGCCTTTGATTCAGGAATATTTTTAACAAGGTGGGTTTGGACTAAGATCAAATAGCTAGACGACTATGAATTTCTTAGACttgaattttaaaatagaaaagggATTAAAACGTATCAAGAAATTAGGCGAAATCGCAAATTCCTTAAGATCTAAAAAgcaaagagagaaaaaaattgtcacttaaaaaccaaaaaaattaattctaaacatatatattttattaaaaaaaatcataaattcatatatataccTGACAGTTTGATTTGCACCAAAAGCACGTCTACTAAGCAAAATCAAGGAATGATTTTGATGAAGATGGTTGTACATTTGAGGGTCCAAACCACGCACTTCAATTGATGAGATGAAAGGAATATGATTAGGGTTTGATTGAGAAACACAAACGTTGGTGTAGTTTCCCTTAGTAACATATATAGCTTCATAATCCACATGATCTGAAATTGATGTAATCACTGTTCCCCAATAATTACCatcaaatataagatcaaataTAGGAGGAGAAAACTTGTTATCATAATTCCCATAGAAAAAACTTGCCCTAGTAAGAACCTTTTCTCCCTTTTGGACTTCAATTTCATAGCAATTCTTCTTCAAAGTGTGGAATGCCCTAAGGGTGCTGAATGGGCCTAACCCTAAAGAGACATTGAAGGATTGGCCATGTTCAATGTATGCCTCATCTTGTGTCCATGTTATGTTGGTTTGTGGATCGGTGAAAGGTTCGGAGGATCCACAATTGATGCTCACAAAGGTTGTTAGAGAGAGTTTTGCGAACCATGGTATGGCTAGTACCATTGCTACCATTAGTGTATTTGGAGTGTATCCCAT
The genomic region above belongs to Arachis stenosperma cultivar V10309 chromosome 5, arast.V10309.gnm1.PFL2, whole genome shotgun sequence and contains:
- the LOC130982961 gene encoding receptor-like protein kinase At5g59670; translation: MGYTPNTLMVAMVLAIPWFAKLSLTTFVSINCGSSEPFTDPQTNITWTQDEAYIEHGQSFNVSLGLGPFSTLRAFHTLKKNCYEIEVQKGEKVLTRASFFYGNYDNKFSPPIFDLIFDGNYWGTVITSISDHVDYEAIYVTKGNYTNVCVSQSNPNHIPFISSIEVRGLDPQMYNHLHQNHSLILLSRRAFGANQTVRYPDDVYDRIWIAKNSDQEFIYSIQSEALDINISTVEDQPPKSAIQNAFTLPNTTFGIQYNISSLLQSTSDTNNNYSNYYYYNNNNVPLYINTYFSEVMENATTGTRSIQIYRGNNNNNNDGPFSSSSRPIIPPFGSVEEVHINMSISLDSSMNSLYFHASPGSTLPPLINAAEVYRIEPLAQGTDSRDVEGLRQLRLAFKTLSEWKGDPCLPFPYAWEWIQCTADPKPRVKALNLSSYDLHGILPDMRSMDALEIIDLHNNTIEGPIPEFLGFLPLLRVLNLSYNSFNGYIPNSLNNTDIDIDISHLPELQNVSITTTSDSPTRMSFELHILLLIIAKQVLISLWMNFQ